A single genomic interval of Chrysemys picta bellii isolate R12L10 chromosome 8, ASM1138683v2, whole genome shotgun sequence harbors:
- the KTI12 gene encoding protein KTI12 homolog: MPLVVLCGLPGSGKSRRAEELRGALSGEERPVHVVAEAVGGRAALRAEVERRLSRRDVVIVDAGNELKSFRYELYCVTKHAGTPHCLLHCAGGAPHPSAGPFETPDSRNRWDRPLFTVHGQEPLPLAEIRGALFESRPPPPNQSTRSQPLQSAGFLHQLDRVTQEVLAAVLAAQRSGAQPGELIQVAGASEGLVLNRPLGMAELSRLRRQFISYTKMHPSEENLPQLANMFLQYLSRSIQ; this comes from the coding sequence ATGCCGCTTGTGGTGCTGTGCGGGCTGCCGGGCAGCGGGAAGAGCCGCCGGGCcgaggagctgcggggggcgctgAGCGGGGAGGAGCGGCCGGTGCACGTGGTGGCCGAGGCGGTGGGGGGCCGCGCGGCGTTGCGGGCCGAGGTGGAGCGGCGGCTGAGCCGGCGGGACGTGGTGATCGTCGACGCGGGGAACGAGCTGAAGAGCTTCCGCTACGAGCTCTACTGCGTGACCAAGCACGCGGGCACGCCGCATTGCCTGCTGCACTGCGCGGGGGGCGCCCCGCACCCGTCCGCGGGCCCCTTCGAGACCCCGGACTCGCGGAACCGCTGGGACCGGCCCCTCTTCACCGTGCACGGGCAGGAGCCGCTGCCGCTGGCGGAGATCCGCGGCGCCCTCTTCGAGAGCAGGCCGCCCCCGCCCAACCAGTCCACCCGCTCGCAGCCCCTGCAGTCCGCCGGCTTCCTCCACCAGCTGGACCGGGTCACCCAGGAAGTGCTGGCTGCCGTGCTGGCTGCCCAAAGGAGCGGGGCCCAGCCTGGGGAGCTGATCCAGGTGGCTGGGGCCAGCGAGGGGCTGGTGCTGAACcggcccctgggcatggctgaGCTGAGTCGGCTCCGCAGGCAGTTCATCAGCTACACCAAAATGCACCCCAGTGAGGAGAACCTGCCCCAGCTGGCCAACATGTTCCTGCAGTACCTGAGCCGCAGCATCCAGTGA